In Neorhizobium galegae, the following proteins share a genomic window:
- a CDS encoding alpha/beta hydrolase — MHFFLSIYACRARYSLVVLAVMVSLTGCASRPSAEVLQPAAIQQVESEKVTLLSVTNRNKVKEDGGFGSQWASDLTYERYAFSIPSDRKGSTIIYPSGRPDPRRQFVVTSRDQLTRKSWIDDATRSANFDGTVAVFVHGYNTNYQEALFRAAQMAADAKTLSPPILFSWPSAASVTGYVTDRDAALYSRSELESVLKALAETPKIKRVVLFGHSMGGFLSMEAARQLKLQGRDDVVGKLQIILAAPDIDVDVFRSQLRDIGMLRNPIALLVSKNDRALAVSSILGGERPRVGRIDIDDPLVRSEIKAAHVSVIDISSLSSSDGLGHDRYAALARFGGELVKAEARARSSGDVGVLVFDAAGAAAASPFRLAGQIVGR, encoded by the coding sequence ATGCACTTCTTCCTCTCGATCTATGCTTGCAGGGCACGCTACAGCCTTGTCGTTCTTGCCGTCATGGTCAGCCTGACCGGATGCGCCTCCCGCCCATCAGCCGAGGTGCTTCAGCCCGCGGCGATCCAGCAGGTCGAAAGCGAGAAGGTCACCCTGCTTTCTGTCACCAACCGCAACAAGGTCAAGGAAGACGGCGGTTTTGGAAGCCAATGGGCCAGCGACCTGACCTACGAACGGTACGCCTTTTCAATTCCCAGCGATCGTAAGGGAAGCACCATCATCTATCCGTCGGGAAGGCCGGATCCGCGCCGCCAGTTCGTCGTGACCAGTCGCGATCAACTGACACGCAAATCCTGGATCGACGACGCGACCCGTTCGGCAAACTTCGACGGGACCGTGGCGGTCTTCGTCCACGGCTACAACACCAACTATCAGGAGGCGCTGTTCAGGGCTGCGCAGATGGCAGCGGACGCCAAAACGCTCAGCCCACCGATCCTGTTTTCCTGGCCTTCCGCGGCAAGCGTGACCGGGTATGTCACTGACCGAGACGCAGCTCTTTATTCCAGAAGCGAACTCGAAAGCGTCTTGAAGGCGCTGGCCGAAACTCCGAAGATCAAGCGCGTCGTGCTGTTCGGGCATAGCATGGGCGGTTTCTTGTCCATGGAGGCGGCAAGGCAGCTGAAGCTTCAAGGGCGTGACGACGTCGTCGGCAAGCTGCAGATCATTCTCGCTGCGCCGGACATAGACGTCGACGTGTTCAGGTCCCAGTTGCGTGACATCGGCATGCTGCGGAACCCGATTGCGTTGCTCGTGTCAAAAAACGACCGAGCTCTGGCGGTGTCCAGCATCCTTGGCGGCGAACGTCCACGCGTCGGCCGCATTGATATCGATGATCCCCTGGTTCGCAGTGAAATAAAGGCCGCCCATGTCAGCGTCATCGACATATCGTCCCTCAGTTCATCCGACGGTCTTGGTCACGATCGCTATGCTGCGCTTGCCCGGTTTGGTGGCGAGCTTGTCAAGGCGGAAGCGCGTGCGCGAAGCAGCGGAGACGTTGGGGTGCTGGTTTTCGATGCGGCGGGCGCGGCTGCCGCAAGTCCTTTCAGGCTGGCCGGGCAAATTGTGGGGCGTTGA
- a CDS encoding efflux RND transporter permease subunit, which produces MKSFNLSDWALEHRSLVWYFMIVFILAGTFSYFNLGREEDPAFTIKTMIINAQWPGASAEEMTRQVTDRIEKKLEELDALDYTRSETVAGQTTVYVELLATTKARDVTGNWLRVRNMINDIKGEFPSGVVGPFFNDTFGDVYGNIYAFKSDGLTQRQLRDLVEDARAKLLTVPNAGKIDVIGAQDEAVYLEFSTRKIAALGIDRQAVIETLQAQNAVAQSGFVDAGPERIALRVGGQFTTEESLRAINLRVNDRFFPLTDVATIKRGYVDPPSSLFRFNGQPAIGLAIGMTTGANLTNFGHALDEEMKRVVADLPIGVNVERVSDQPAVVEEAVSGFTKALFEAIAIVLAISFISLGLRAGLVVAISIPLVLAITFVVMEYSGISLQRISLGALIIALGLLVDDAMIAVEMMVARLESGDDLRKAATYVYTSTAFPMLTGTLVTVAGFIPIGLNNSAAGEFTFTLFVVIAVSLVVSWVVAVLFTPLLGVAILPKTMKSHHERKGRAARGFAWLLAAAMRWRWVTITATIAAFGLSLGGLGLVQQQFFPASDRVELIVDWSMPQNSTIAETNRQMTQFEQEKLVGNPDVDHWATHVGEGAPRFILSYDVQTPAAWFGQIVIVAKDLEARDRLRADLQAYVAKTFPGTDAFVKLLDIGPPVGKPVQYRVSGPDIQTVRELSHRFGAIVNRHPLIANMTYDWNEPSRVVKVDVLQDKARQLGVSSEDIANVLNSIVEGSSATQIRDSIYLINVIGRAQDAERGSIETLRDLQLPGSNGKSVPLSAVAKFRYELEQPMIARRDRIPTVTVKAAVTGSTQPATIVEQLKPEVEKFTKTLPAGYKVEVGGSVESSADAQGPIAAVAPLMLFAMATILMIQLQSFSRLFLVFAVAPLALIGVVAALLLSNAPMGFVAILGVLALIGILIRNSVILVVQIEHLRSEGMPPWRAVVEATEHRMRPILLTAAAATLALIPISREVFWGPMAYAMMGGIVVGTVLTLLFLPALYVAWFRIPREEPNISPEAAQA; this is translated from the coding sequence GTGAAATCCTTCAACCTCTCGGACTGGGCGCTCGAGCATCGTTCGCTCGTCTGGTATTTCATGATCGTCTTCATCCTTGCCGGCACGTTTTCCTACTTCAACCTCGGCCGTGAAGAAGATCCCGCGTTTACCATCAAGACGATGATCATCAATGCGCAGTGGCCGGGTGCGTCCGCTGAAGAAATGACCCGTCAGGTGACGGACAGGATCGAGAAGAAGCTGGAGGAACTTGACGCGCTGGACTACACGCGAAGCGAAACGGTCGCCGGGCAGACTACGGTCTACGTCGAATTGCTTGCGACCACCAAAGCAAGGGACGTGACGGGAAACTGGCTTCGCGTCCGCAACATGATCAACGACATCAAGGGCGAATTTCCCAGTGGCGTCGTCGGCCCATTCTTCAATGACACTTTCGGCGACGTCTATGGCAACATCTACGCCTTCAAATCCGACGGCCTGACGCAGCGCCAACTCCGCGACCTGGTGGAGGACGCGAGAGCGAAGCTGCTGACGGTTCCGAATGCCGGCAAGATCGACGTTATCGGGGCACAGGACGAAGCCGTCTATCTTGAATTTTCGACCCGCAAGATCGCGGCGCTCGGCATCGACCGCCAGGCCGTTATCGAAACGCTTCAAGCCCAGAATGCGGTAGCGCAGTCCGGCTTCGTGGATGCGGGACCCGAGCGGATCGCGTTGCGCGTCGGTGGCCAGTTTACGACCGAAGAGAGTTTGCGGGCCATCAATCTCAGGGTGAATGATCGCTTTTTCCCGCTCACCGACGTCGCGACGATCAAGCGAGGGTATGTCGACCCGCCGTCCTCGCTCTTCCGCTTCAACGGACAACCCGCGATAGGCCTGGCAATCGGGATGACGACGGGTGCCAATCTGACAAACTTCGGCCATGCGCTGGACGAGGAAATGAAGCGCGTCGTGGCCGATCTTCCGATCGGCGTGAACGTGGAGCGGGTTTCCGACCAGCCGGCTGTCGTGGAAGAAGCCGTGTCCGGTTTTACGAAAGCGTTGTTTGAGGCAATCGCTATCGTCTTGGCGATCAGCTTCATCAGCCTCGGACTGCGCGCCGGGCTGGTGGTCGCGATCTCGATCCCGCTTGTCCTGGCGATCACGTTCGTCGTCATGGAATATAGCGGCATCTCGCTGCAGCGCATTTCGCTTGGCGCCTTGATCATCGCGTTGGGGCTCCTCGTCGACGATGCCATGATCGCCGTCGAGATGATGGTGGCGCGCCTCGAGTCAGGCGACGATCTGCGCAAGGCCGCCACCTATGTCTATACGTCGACCGCCTTTCCGATGCTGACGGGCACGCTTGTCACCGTCGCCGGTTTTATCCCGATCGGCCTCAACAACAGCGCGGCGGGCGAATTCACCTTTACCCTGTTCGTGGTGATTGCAGTTTCGCTCGTGGTTTCCTGGGTTGTGGCCGTCCTCTTCACGCCATTGCTGGGCGTGGCGATCCTGCCGAAGACGATGAAGTCCCACCACGAGCGCAAGGGACGCGCCGCGCGGGGATTTGCCTGGCTCCTGGCCGCTGCCATGCGTTGGCGCTGGGTCACGATCACCGCCACCATTGCTGCTTTCGGTCTCTCGCTTGGCGGTCTTGGTCTCGTGCAGCAGCAGTTCTTCCCGGCGTCCGACCGCGTTGAACTGATCGTCGACTGGAGCATGCCGCAAAACAGCACGATAGCGGAAACGAACCGCCAGATGACGCAGTTCGAACAGGAGAAACTCGTCGGCAACCCCGATGTCGACCATTGGGCCACACATGTCGGGGAAGGGGCGCCGCGTTTCATCCTGTCCTACGACGTGCAGACCCCAGCTGCCTGGTTCGGGCAGATCGTCATCGTCGCCAAGGACCTCGAAGCCCGGGATAGGCTGCGCGCAGACTTGCAGGCCTATGTCGCAAAGACCTTTCCCGGTACCGACGCTTTCGTCAAACTCCTGGATATCGGTCCGCCGGTGGGCAAGCCAGTCCAGTACCGCGTCAGCGGCCCGGACATCCAGACGGTGCGCGAGCTGTCGCATCGCTTTGGAGCTATCGTCAACCGGCATCCTCTTATCGCCAACATGACCTATGACTGGAATGAGCCTTCGCGCGTCGTGAAGGTGGATGTGCTCCAGGACAAGGCTCGCCAGCTTGGCGTCTCCTCGGAGGATATCGCGAACGTGCTCAACAGCATTGTCGAAGGGTCTTCGGCAACGCAGATCCGCGACAGCATCTACCTGATCAACGTGATCGGCAGGGCGCAGGACGCCGAGCGAGGTTCGATCGAAACGCTGCGAGACCTTCAGCTTCCCGGATCGAATGGCAAGTCCGTCCCGCTTTCCGCAGTTGCCAAGTTCCGCTACGAGCTCGAACAGCCCATGATCGCGCGAAGGGACCGGATCCCTACGGTCACAGTGAAGGCCGCGGTCACCGGGTCGACGCAGCCCGCTACAATCGTGGAACAGCTCAAGCCCGAGGTCGAAAAGTTCACGAAAACCCTTCCTGCGGGATACAAGGTTGAGGTCGGGGGCTCGGTGGAATCGAGCGCCGATGCGCAGGGGCCGATCGCCGCAGTCGCCCCGCTCATGCTGTTCGCCATGGCGACGATCCTGATGATCCAGCTCCAGAGCTTCAGCCGCCTGTTCCTGGTTTTCGCGGTCGCTCCCCTTGCTCTTATCGGCGTCGTGGCGGCACTTCTTCTCAGCAACGCTCCGATGGGCTTCGTCGCGATCCTCGGGGTGCTCGCACTGATCGGCATCCTGATCCGCAATTCGGTCATCCTCGTGGTCCAGATCGAACATCTGCGCAGCGAGGGAATGCCGCCGTGGCGTGCGGTGGTCGAGGCGACGGAACACCGCATGCGCCCGATCTTGCTGACCGCGGCGGCCGCGACGCTCGCCCTCATCCCCATCTCCCGGGAAGTCTTCTGGGGACCAATGGCCTATGCCATGATGGGCGGGATCGTAGTCGGTACGGTGCTGACGCTTCTCTTCCTGCCGGCCCTTTATGTGGCCTGGTTCCGGATACCGCGCGAAGAGCCGAATATCTCCCCGGAAGCTGCACAGGCTTGA
- a CDS encoding efflux RND transporter periplasmic adaptor subunit: MKIDPRLTALLAAAAMLSACQKEEDAASLPPRPVLSQLAEPVPQAAFTLPGTVQARIETEFSFRILGRVIARNVQVGDLVKKGDVLAAIDPVALELAVKSARSDLANSQAQLANARITEDRQRTLLERQSGARATFETAELERKTAEAAVAKAQANLDKASEQLSYSRLLAEFDGVVTATAAEVGLVVSPGQSVATVARPEERDAVVDVPEAAGAHLKPGASFDVALQLDPRIHARGVVREIAPEADDATRTRRTRLTLIDPPEALRLGSVITASSMGEAKTSIRLPSSAIRTEGSKAFVWIVDSATGKVTSAPVTLAEQTIASGPVTVSDGIKPGDRIVTAGVNTLVNGQTVRIDQETIK, translated from the coding sequence ATGAAAATCGATCCCCGCCTGACGGCGCTTCTGGCAGCGGCCGCGATGCTGTCGGCTTGCCAGAAGGAAGAGGACGCAGCATCGCTGCCTCCCCGCCCGGTCCTATCTCAGTTAGCCGAACCGGTCCCGCAGGCGGCGTTCACTCTGCCTGGCACTGTCCAAGCCCGTATCGAGACCGAGTTCAGCTTCCGCATTCTTGGCCGGGTCATCGCCCGCAACGTCCAAGTGGGCGACCTCGTCAAAAAGGGCGACGTCCTGGCAGCCATCGATCCGGTGGCTCTCGAGCTGGCTGTCAAAAGCGCGCGGTCCGACCTTGCCAACAGCCAGGCGCAACTTGCCAACGCCCGCATCACAGAAGACCGGCAGAGAACTCTGCTCGAGAGACAGAGCGGGGCCAGGGCCACCTTTGAAACTGCCGAACTGGAGCGCAAAACCGCCGAAGCTGCGGTCGCCAAGGCCCAGGCAAATCTGGACAAGGCGAGCGAACAGCTGAGCTATTCGCGTCTGCTCGCCGAATTCGACGGTGTGGTCACCGCGACCGCCGCCGAGGTGGGCCTTGTCGTTTCGCCGGGGCAAAGTGTTGCGACCGTGGCGCGACCGGAGGAGCGCGACGCAGTGGTCGACGTGCCCGAAGCTGCCGGCGCCCATTTGAAGCCAGGCGCATCCTTCGACGTCGCCTTGCAACTTGATCCCCGCATTCACGCCAGGGGCGTGGTCCGCGAGATCGCGCCCGAAGCGGACGACGCGACGCGTACGCGACGCACGCGGTTGACGCTGATCGACCCGCCTGAGGCACTCAGGCTCGGCTCGGTCATAACGGCCAGTTCCATGGGTGAGGCGAAGACCTCGATCCGGCTGCCCTCCTCCGCGATCCGGACAGAGGGATCGAAGGCATTCGTCTGGATCGTCGACAGCGCGACAGGGAAGGTCACCTCTGCCCCGGTCACGCTTGCTGAACAAACCATCGCAAGTGGCCCCGTCACGGTAAGCGACGGGATCAAACCCGGTGACAGGATCGTCACCGCTGGCGTCAACACCCTCGTAAACGGCCAGACCGTTCGTATCGATCAGGAGACCATCAAGTGA
- a CDS encoding efflux RND transporter periplasmic adaptor subunit, with amino-acid sequence MGQLTTGILLGVSIACLTACAPQEEARQKNGRHVETVTVQAVPVSETISTTGEISARVQSDLSFRVSGRIIARLVDVGDHVKAGQVLARLDTQEQTADLQVALANLQSAEAQQTQARQAFDRQQSLFTTGVTTLAALDNAREALLTTQATVQSAQAQLDTARDTLGQTDLKADANGIITARNAEVGQVAQAAQLIFTLAHDGPRDAVINANESALLGRALEDVAEVRLLSGSDRFRAKVREVSPTIDTTTGTIRVKLALEDAPDAPLGSAVVATARYKPETVIELPWSAMASRAGRTAVWLVDPKTTAVSLHPVGVAAYASGRFSVESGLSAGDIVVSNGTKFLSEGDLVSYEGAAR; translated from the coding sequence ATGGGACAGTTAACAACAGGCATTTTATTGGGGGTTTCCATCGCATGCCTTACGGCTTGCGCTCCTCAGGAAGAAGCTCGACAGAAGAACGGGCGACACGTGGAGACGGTGACTGTTCAAGCGGTACCGGTGTCGGAAACCATTTCGACGACGGGCGAGATCAGCGCCAGGGTCCAATCCGACCTTTCATTCCGCGTCAGCGGTCGCATTATCGCGCGGCTGGTCGATGTCGGCGATCACGTCAAGGCTGGCCAGGTTCTCGCACGTCTCGATACTCAGGAGCAGACGGCTGACCTCCAGGTGGCGCTTGCCAATCTCCAATCTGCGGAGGCGCAGCAGACGCAGGCCCGGCAGGCATTCGACAGACAGCAGAGCCTGTTCACCACAGGCGTCACCACGCTGGCCGCCCTCGATAACGCACGCGAAGCCCTTTTAACCACGCAGGCCACGGTTCAGTCAGCGCAGGCCCAGCTGGATACGGCCCGCGATACGCTTGGCCAGACGGACCTCAAGGCGGATGCCAACGGAATCATTACCGCCAGGAATGCCGAAGTCGGTCAGGTGGCGCAGGCCGCCCAGCTTATTTTCACACTCGCCCATGACGGCCCCCGAGACGCGGTGATCAATGCCAACGAGTCCGCTCTTCTCGGACGCGCGCTTGAGGACGTTGCCGAGGTCAGGCTCCTGTCGGGCAGCGACAGGTTTCGGGCCAAGGTCCGCGAGGTCTCGCCCACCATCGACACCACGACGGGGACGATCCGGGTGAAGCTCGCTCTCGAAGATGCGCCGGACGCTCCCCTGGGGAGCGCCGTGGTTGCAACCGCGCGCTACAAGCCTGAGACCGTCATCGAGTTGCCCTGGTCGGCAATGGCCTCCCGTGCGGGGCGGACGGCCGTCTGGCTCGTTGATCCGAAGACGACCGCCGTCTCCCTCCATCCCGTGGGGGTCGCGGCCTATGCCAGCGGCCGCTTCTCCGTCGAATCCGGCCTGTCTGCCGGCGACATTGTCGTTTCCAACGGCACGAAGTTTCTGAGCGAGGGCGACCTTGTGTCTTATGAAGGAGCTGCAAGATGA
- a CDS encoding TetR/AcrR family transcriptional regulator, which yields MKKLTRAEQKALRPAQILDAAFEEFIEHGYTAARVEDIAARIGVTKGTVYVYFPTKEVLFSAMARHIAVPFEDVLADARELTGSCAERLRSLILLFYERVMEDRRTRELLRFAISEGVRFPQLVDDHYAELVVPILVTGQALIDEGVRQGEFRDGPATVARVILAPALALIVEALIHDGRLDLETPRYIEAHLDLVLHGLAAARS from the coding sequence ATGAAAAAGCTGACGCGCGCTGAACAGAAGGCTCTCCGGCCTGCGCAGATTCTCGACGCTGCGTTTGAGGAGTTCATCGAACACGGCTACACGGCGGCGCGGGTGGAAGATATCGCCGCCCGCATAGGAGTGACGAAAGGGACGGTCTACGTCTACTTCCCCACGAAGGAGGTTCTATTTTCCGCCATGGCACGGCATATCGCGGTACCGTTCGAGGACGTTCTAGCCGACGCCAGGGAACTCACTGGAAGTTGCGCGGAGCGGCTGAGATCCTTGATCCTGCTTTTTTACGAGCGCGTTATGGAAGACCGCAGAACCCGGGAGCTGCTTCGCTTCGCTATCTCTGAGGGTGTGCGGTTCCCCCAGCTCGTTGATGACCACTACGCGGAACTCGTCGTGCCGATCCTCGTCACGGGGCAGGCGCTGATCGACGAAGGTGTCCGTCAGGGCGAGTTTCGGGACGGGCCTGCAACGGTTGCACGCGTCATACTTGCGCCCGCGTTGGCCTTGATTGTCGAAGCACTGATCCACGACGGTCGTCTCGATCTTGAAACGCCGAGATATATCGAGGCGCATCTTGATCTGGTCTTGCACGGTCTCGCAGCCGCTCGCAGTTGA
- a CDS encoding B3/4 domain-containing protein, which produces MFETPVVDGRIRGIAPGFRAVSVHVDATSAGEGILDRPLLAEACTCLLAGGPAWAETHLASWSDAYVRFGAKPNRTPCSAQALRKRVLKDGAIPPINPIVDLYNAISLKYAIPVGGENYDAYAGRPFLTIADGTETFDTVMNGEEINDPPLLGEVIWRDDVGVTCRRWNWRQGSRTRLAAAKGRMWFVLEALETMPDVALAEATDALVEGLKALMPGCMIVSQTIHAAE; this is translated from the coding sequence ATGTTTGAGACACCCGTCGTCGACGGTCGAATTCGCGGTATTGCACCGGGTTTCAGAGCAGTGAGCGTCCACGTCGATGCCACTTCGGCCGGAGAAGGAATTCTGGATCGTCCATTGCTGGCGGAAGCCTGTACTTGCTTGTTGGCCGGCGGCCCGGCTTGGGCGGAAACGCATCTCGCAAGTTGGTCCGACGCCTACGTCCGCTTTGGCGCCAAGCCGAACCGCACCCCCTGCTCAGCCCAGGCCCTTAGAAAGCGGGTTCTCAAGGACGGCGCCATTCCGCCGATCAACCCTATCGTCGATCTCTACAACGCCATCAGCTTGAAATACGCGATCCCGGTCGGCGGAGAGAACTATGACGCCTATGCCGGGCGACCCTTTTTGACGATCGCAGACGGGACGGAAACGTTCGACACCGTCATGAACGGGGAGGAAATCAACGATCCTCCTCTGTTGGGCGAGGTCATCTGGCGAGACGACGTCGGCGTCACTTGCAGACGCTGGAATTGGCGACAAGGATCTCGAACCCGCCTGGCGGCCGCCAAAGGCCGGATGTGGTTCGTATTGGAGGCCCTGGAAACTATGCCGGACGTAGCGCTGGCCGAGGCAACCGACGCCCTGGTCGAGGGCCTGAAGGCGCTGATGCCGGGCTGCATGATCGTCAGTCAAACGATCCACGCCGCGGAATAA
- a CDS encoding LysE family translocator: MNSNLHQLLIVYGAYVIAAGSPGPSNMRIMGVAMARGRGAALMLASGVVSGSIFWGLMASTGISALLARYAQALIALQIFGGLYLLFLAFKAGRSALMSNEKLAARVSADDVALSRAALYRRGLLMHLANPKSVLAWIALVTLGIGPGSSWESVAAILGGCAVLSVAIFCGYAIVFSTAPMVALYRRCRRWIESLLSLFFAFAGLRMLLSRI, from the coding sequence ATGAATTCCAACCTGCATCAGTTGCTCATAGTCTATGGGGCATATGTCATCGCCGCTGGTAGCCCCGGCCCGAGCAACATGCGCATCATGGGCGTGGCGATGGCTCGCGGCAGAGGTGCCGCGCTCATGCTTGCCTCCGGCGTTGTCAGCGGCTCGATCTTCTGGGGTCTGATGGCCTCGACGGGCATCTCCGCCTTGTTGGCCAGGTACGCCCAGGCCCTGATCGCTCTCCAGATTTTCGGGGGCTTGTATCTGCTGTTCCTCGCCTTCAAGGCGGGACGTTCGGCGCTGATGTCGAACGAGAAGCTGGCGGCGCGCGTGTCGGCGGATGATGTCGCTCTTTCCCGGGCTGCGCTCTACCGGCGGGGCCTCTTGATGCATTTGGCGAACCCGAAATCGGTGCTGGCATGGATCGCGCTGGTCACGTTGGGTATCGGCCCCGGTTCTTCGTGGGAAAGCGTCGCCGCTATATTGGGCGGCTGCGCCGTCCTGAGCGTCGCGATCTTCTGTGGCTACGCCATTGTCTTCTCCACAGCGCCGATGGTGGCTCTGTACCGCCGCTGCCGCCGTTGGATCGAAAGCCTGCTGTCGCTGTTCTTTGCGTTCGCCGGGTTGCGCATGCTGCTCTCCCGTATTTAG
- a CDS encoding dihydrodipicolinate synthase family protein, translating into MTLFNGLSAFPLTPTDAEGRVDAEVLARFLERIHHAGADSIGLLGSTGGYAYLTREERRRAVAVAVECIGGKTPLVVGVGALRTDEAQALARDAKAAGADGLLLAPMSYVPLNEDEVFQHFVAVAEAGELPLCIYNNPSTTRFTFSDALIARLSTVSNVVAVKMPLAAGDDCAGELARLRQITPDRFTIGYSGDWGAADALLAGCDTWYSVAAGLLPGPALALTRAARAGDTVETARLNKAFEPLWTLFKRYGSFRVMFAIADLLGLAHVQPPRPVLPLPKDAGDEVRLALDILEVAAP; encoded by the coding sequence ATGACTTTGTTCAATGGCCTGTCTGCGTTCCCTCTGACCCCAACGGATGCTGAAGGGCGCGTTGACGCCGAGGTGCTGGCCCGTTTCCTCGAGCGTATTCATCACGCGGGAGCAGATTCCATCGGGCTGCTCGGCAGCACCGGTGGCTATGCGTATCTCACGAGGGAAGAGCGCAGGCGTGCCGTCGCGGTTGCCGTTGAATGTATTGGCGGCAAGACTCCTCTTGTGGTGGGTGTAGGAGCATTGCGCACCGACGAAGCTCAGGCTTTGGCGCGCGATGCCAAAGCCGCCGGCGCCGACGGCCTGCTCCTGGCGCCCATGTCATACGTTCCCCTGAACGAGGACGAAGTCTTTCAGCACTTCGTCGCTGTGGCCGAGGCGGGGGAATTGCCTTTATGCATCTACAACAATCCCAGCACCACACGCTTCACGTTCAGCGATGCGCTGATCGCCCGGTTGTCGACGGTGTCCAACGTGGTCGCCGTGAAAATGCCTCTGGCGGCAGGTGACGATTGCGCGGGGGAACTCGCACGCCTGCGACAGATCACCCCTGACAGGTTCACGATCGGATATAGCGGCGATTGGGGGGCGGCCGATGCCTTGCTTGCCGGATGCGACACCTGGTACAGCGTTGCGGCAGGCCTGCTGCCAGGCCCCGCGCTTGCCCTGACGCGTGCTGCGCGGGCCGGCGACACTGTCGAGACCGCGCGGTTGAACAAGGCTTTCGAACCGCTCTGGACGCTGTTCAAGCGCTACGGCAGCTTCCGCGTTATGTTCGCCATTGCGGACCTCCTGGGCCTGGCGCACGTCCAGCCGCCGCGCCCGGTTTTGCCGTTGCCGAAAGACGCCGGAGATGAGGTCAGGCTGGCATTGGATATCCTCGAGGTCGCGGCCCCGTAG
- a CDS encoding amino acid ABC transporter ATP-binding protein, whose translation MIEIENVHKHFSTLHVLKGVSLTVNKGEVLSMIGGSGSGKSTMLMCINGLEPIQDGCISVDNVDVHAKATNLNKLRQRIGIVFQQWNAFPHLTVLENVMLAPRKVLGKSKQEAEAIAVEQLKHVGLGEKLKAFPSRLSGGQQQRMAIARALAMSPDYMLFDEVTSALDPQLVGEVLDTLRMLSQEGMTMIVVTHEMRFAREVSDRVAFFREGLIHELGTPEQIFDSPQRPETADFLRSVP comes from the coding sequence ATGATTGAAATCGAAAACGTCCATAAACATTTCAGCACGCTTCATGTCCTCAAGGGTGTCAGCCTTACCGTCAACAAAGGCGAAGTCCTCTCGATGATCGGTGGCTCCGGTTCGGGGAAATCGACGATGCTGATGTGCATCAATGGGCTTGAGCCGATTCAGGATGGCTGCATTAGCGTTGACAACGTCGATGTCCATGCGAAGGCGACGAACCTTAACAAGCTGCGCCAACGGATCGGCATTGTGTTCCAGCAGTGGAATGCCTTTCCGCATCTCACGGTGCTGGAAAATGTTATGCTGGCGCCAAGAAAAGTGCTGGGCAAGTCCAAGCAGGAAGCCGAGGCGATTGCGGTCGAACAGCTCAAGCATGTGGGACTTGGTGAAAAGCTGAAAGCTTTTCCGTCGCGCCTGTCCGGTGGGCAACAGCAGAGAATGGCGATCGCCCGCGCACTCGCCATGTCGCCGGACTACATGCTGTTTGATGAGGTCACATCCGCTCTCGATCCTCAACTGGTTGGTGAAGTGTTGGATACGCTGCGCATGCTGTCGCAGGAAGGCATGACCATGATCGTGGTGACGCACGAAATGCGATTTGCCCGCGAGGTCTCCGATCGGGTGGCGTTTTTCCGCGAAGGGCTCATTCATGAGCTTGGAACGCCCGAGCAGATATTCGACAGCCCGCAACGTCCCGAAACGGCGGACTTCCTACGCTCAGTGCCTTGA
- a CDS encoding amino acid ABC transporter permease, with protein sequence MFFDASLSWSDIVYLLQGALVTIAITAASVAIGTVLGVLFGLIRAGAPWWISGPIGGVLDIFRSVPLLIQLVLFNSFNSMFRLHWPSYAVACLCLGIYAAAFCTEIVRSGVFAVPTTTRRAARSLGLSWGQEVISITLPMATRIVFPSWIGLALGVMKDTSLVLWIGIIELLRSSQIVTTRVQEPLLILTITGLIYFLMSFPIARLGARLEKRWQIQ encoded by the coding sequence ATGTTTTTTGACGCCTCATTGTCGTGGAGCGATATCGTCTACCTCTTGCAAGGTGCTTTGGTGACGATCGCCATCACTGCCGCCTCTGTCGCCATCGGCACGGTACTGGGGGTGCTGTTCGGCCTCATCCGCGCCGGCGCGCCGTGGTGGATCAGCGGCCCGATTGGTGGAGTTCTCGACATCTTTCGCTCGGTTCCACTTCTGATCCAGCTGGTGCTGTTCAACTCGTTCAACAGCATGTTTCGGCTGCACTGGCCGAGCTATGCTGTGGCATGCCTGTGCCTGGGCATCTATGCGGCCGCCTTCTGCACCGAAATCGTTCGAAGCGGGGTTTTTGCCGTGCCGACGACGACGCGCAGAGCTGCGCGGTCGCTCGGACTGAGCTGGGGCCAAGAGGTGATCTCGATCACCTTGCCGATGGCGACCAGGATCGTGTTTCCCAGCTGGATCGGTCTGGCGCTCGGCGTGATGAAGGACACGTCGCTGGTTCTGTGGATCGGCATCATCGAGCTCCTTCGCAGTTCCCAGATCGTCACGACCCGCGTTCAGGAGCCGCTTCTGATCCTGACCATCACAGGTCTCATTTATTTCCTGATGAGCTTCCCCATCGCGAGGCTCGGCGCCCGACTTGAAAAAAGGTGGCAGATCCAATGA